From one Streptomyces sp. CA-210063 genomic stretch:
- a CDS encoding vWA domain-containing protein yields the protein MANFSKSNVPQFSVEVYQNEYLPEGGREVNAIVTVSATGGGTIGSAVAAPHLYSPGQGPSAAVAIMVDCSGSMDYPPTKMRNARDATAAAIDTLRDGVHFAVIDGTHVAREVYPGGGRLAVADSATRDQAKQALRRLSAGGGTAIGTWLKLADRLLASADVAIRHGILLTDGRNEHESPEDLKAALDACAGRFTCDARGVGTDWEVKEVTGIASALLGTADIVADPAALSADFTQMMEAAMGKEVADVALRLWTPVGTQIKFVKQVAPTVEELTERRSEAGPRAGDYPTGSWGDESRDYHVCVEVPAATLGQEMLAARVSLVIPQPDGTAQNLGAQGLVKAVWTDDMVASTSINPQVAHYTGQAELAQVIQQGLDARKSGDFDGATAKLGRAVQLASASGNADTAKLLAKVVDVVDAATGTVRLKAKVTEADEMTLETRSTKTVRVKK from the coding sequence ATGGCCAATTTCTCGAAGTCGAACGTGCCGCAGTTCTCGGTCGAGGTGTACCAGAACGAGTACCTGCCGGAAGGCGGCCGCGAGGTCAACGCCATCGTGACGGTCAGCGCGACCGGCGGGGGCACCATCGGCAGCGCGGTCGCCGCGCCGCACCTCTACTCGCCCGGCCAGGGCCCGTCCGCCGCCGTGGCGATCATGGTCGACTGCTCGGGGTCGATGGACTACCCGCCGACCAAGATGCGCAACGCCCGGGACGCCACGGCCGCCGCGATCGACACCCTGCGGGACGGCGTCCACTTCGCGGTGATCGACGGCACCCATGTGGCCCGGGAGGTCTACCCCGGTGGCGGGCGGCTCGCGGTCGCCGACTCCGCCACCCGGGACCAGGCCAAGCAGGCGCTGCGCAGGCTCAGCGCGGGCGGCGGCACCGCGATCGGCACCTGGCTGAAGCTCGCCGACCGGCTGCTCGCCTCGGCCGATGTCGCCATCCGCCACGGCATCCTGCTCACCGACGGCCGCAACGAACACGAGTCGCCCGAGGACCTGAAGGCCGCGCTGGACGCCTGTGCCGGACGGTTCACCTGTGACGCGCGTGGAGTCGGGACCGACTGGGAGGTCAAGGAGGTCACCGGGATCGCGTCCGCGCTGCTCGGCACCGCCGACATCGTCGCCGACCCGGCGGCCCTGTCCGCCGACTTCACGCAGATGATGGAGGCGGCCATGGGCAAGGAGGTCGCGGACGTCGCCCTGCGACTGTGGACGCCGGTCGGCACGCAGATCAAGTTCGTGAAGCAAGTGGCGCCCACGGTCGAGGAGTTGACCGAACGTCGCAGCGAGGCGGGGCCGCGCGCCGGCGACTACCCGACCGGCTCGTGGGGAGACGAGTCCCGTGACTACCACGTGTGTGTCGAGGTCCCGGCCGCGACCCTCGGCCAGGAGATGCTGGCCGCCCGTGTCTCGTTGGTCATCCCGCAGCCCGACGGCACGGCCCAGAACCTCGGCGCCCAGGGGCTGGTGAAGGCCGTGTGGACCGACGACATGGTCGCGTCCACGTCGATCAACCCCCAGGTCGCGCACTACACGGGCCAGGCCGAACTGGCACAAGTCATCCAACAGGGACTCGATGCCCGTAAATCCGGTGATTTCGACGGAGCAACGGCCAAGCTGGGACGGGCCGTTCAGCTCGCGAGTGCGTCGGGGAACGCGGATACTGCGAAACTGCTTGCGAAGGTGGTGGACGTCGTCGACGCGGCGA
- a CDS encoding PP2C family serine/threonine-protein phosphatase, with protein MSQMPQPTALTKCPICEWPLASDDRFCGACGHDLSALPAPPAADQPTITMNGTAGDPPDETASVAWPVASEPSSDTPPPVVRPTDIQGTDSGGGDLPGPGRGVRFDRTREPDEYPLAAPQPPDPRTTDLATPPAGTKVCVACRAGHVDRDGYCENCGHAQPRERDHMELELGAVAAVSDRGLRHHRNEDSFAISSTALPDGSPAVVAIVCDGVSSATRPDDASLAAARAANGTLLDSLPRGTHPQQAMHDAIVAASHAVNALAEEPETAQEHAPHQNAPACTIVGSIVTPSLLVVGWVGDSRAYWVPVDRSAPPARLTEDDSWAAQMVAAGLMNEAEAYADERAHAITGWLGADAYELEPHTASFKPDRPGVVVVCTDGLWNYAEAADEMAGAVPLDAAGRPLHCAQVLVGRALDGGGHDNVTVAVLPFPAPPQGAGSA; from the coding sequence ATGTCGCAGATGCCCCAGCCGACCGCGCTGACGAAGTGCCCGATCTGCGAGTGGCCCCTCGCATCGGACGACCGCTTCTGCGGTGCGTGCGGCCATGACCTCTCGGCGCTGCCCGCGCCGCCGGCGGCGGACCAGCCGACCATCACGATGAACGGGACGGCGGGCGACCCGCCCGACGAGACCGCGTCCGTGGCCTGGCCCGTCGCCTCCGAGCCCAGCTCCGACACGCCCCCGCCGGTGGTCCGTCCCACCGACATCCAGGGCACCGACTCGGGCGGCGGCGACCTGCCCGGTCCGGGGCGAGGCGTGCGATTCGACCGGACCCGCGAGCCCGACGAGTACCCGCTGGCCGCGCCCCAGCCGCCGGACCCGCGCACCACCGACCTGGCCACGCCGCCGGCCGGCACGAAGGTGTGCGTGGCCTGCCGCGCGGGCCATGTCGACCGGGACGGCTACTGCGAGAACTGCGGGCACGCCCAGCCGCGGGAACGCGACCACATGGAACTGGAGTTGGGCGCGGTCGCCGCGGTCAGCGACCGGGGCCTGCGCCACCACCGCAACGAGGACTCGTTCGCGATCTCCTCGACCGCGCTGCCCGACGGCTCCCCCGCGGTCGTGGCGATCGTCTGCGACGGCGTGTCCTCCGCGACCCGCCCCGACGACGCCTCGCTCGCCGCGGCCCGCGCCGCCAACGGAACGCTCCTGGACTCCCTGCCGCGCGGCACCCACCCGCAGCAGGCCATGCACGACGCGATCGTCGCCGCTTCCCACGCCGTCAACGCCCTGGCGGAGGAGCCGGAGACGGCGCAGGAGCACGCCCCGCACCAGAACGCGCCGGCGTGCACCATCGTCGGCTCGATCGTCACCCCGAGCCTGCTCGTCGTCGGCTGGGTCGGCGACAGCCGGGCCTACTGGGTCCCTGTGGACCGCAGCGCACCCCCGGCCCGGCTCACCGAGGACGACTCGTGGGCGGCGCAGATGGTAGCCGCGGGACTGATGAACGAGGCCGAGGCGTACGCCGACGAGCGCGCCCACGCGATCACCGGCTGGCTCGGCGCGGACGCGTACGAACTGGAGCCGCACACCGCTTCCTTCAAGCCGGACCGGCCGGGTGTGGTGGTGGTGTGCACCGACGGACTGTGGAACTACGCGGAGGCCGCCGACGAGATGGCCGGGGCCGTGCCCCTGGACGCGGCCGGGCGACCACTGCACTGCGCGCAGGTTCTGGTCGGCCGCGCGCTCGACGGAGGGGGCCACGACAACGTAACAGTGGCCGTCCTGCCGTTCCCTGCCCCTCCTCAGGGGGCAGGATCGGCCTGA
- a CDS encoding serine/threonine-protein kinase — MSQTEESRTGEESRQQSCQRPGCSGSYEDVGGGELYCDTCGLAPVVSAGGMVSSPPTGITGGGRGSRGSGSSSSRSSRASARSSQSRRSVSGRLSRALSGKSTGRSVSVRSSGKTAGSSGRARLGVGLVQVPDVPRPDPRSMVLETAEVPERKRFCSRSDCGAPVGRARGERPGRTEGFCTKCGHPYSFVPKLHSGDIVRGQYEVVGCLAHGGLGWIYLAIDRAVSDRWVVLKGLLDTGDQDAMAAAISERRFLAEIEHSNIVRIYNFVEHLDQRTGSLDGYIVMEYVGGKSLKEIANGRRTTDGRRDPLPVEQACAYGIEALEALGHLHSRNLLYCDFKVDNAIQTEDQLKLIDMGAVRRMDDDESAIYGTVGYQAPEVADVGPSVASDLYTVARTLAVLTFDFQGYTNVFVDSLPDPDNIEVFRQYESFYRLLVRATDPDPARRFASAQEMSEQLTGVLREVVSLQTGRARPALSTIFGPEVKVTDTELFAELDGDVSRLGTRRDKAAVKNGGSPSATPAPLTVGAPSPARLTKELDTAAAALALPVPRVDPGDPNAGFLAGLIASAPTELITALHAAPSGSLELRLRELRARLEMSEFTIALATLDALERDHPDDWRVVWYRGVAALATGDHENAALSFDAIYDAFPGEPAPKLALGLCAEVLGQLDNAAEYYRLVWTTDPSFVSAAFGLARVRLTAGDRQNAVRTLESVPEASIHYTAARVAAVRARLRHRTQAAPGAVPDAPFLDDLTAAAGQVEALDGYGLDAVRREQLSTEVLGCALDWVLSGGQGAAPPAGGRVLLGSALDERGLRFGLERSYRTLARLARGGEERIDLVERANRYRPRTWV; from the coding sequence GTGAGTCAGACGGAGGAAAGCCGGACAGGCGAAGAGAGCCGGCAGCAGTCGTGCCAGCGGCCCGGTTGCTCGGGATCGTACGAGGACGTGGGCGGCGGCGAGCTGTACTGCGACACCTGCGGTCTGGCTCCGGTCGTCTCGGCCGGCGGCATGGTCTCCTCCCCGCCCACCGGCATCACCGGGGGCGGCAGGGGCTCGCGCGGCTCCGGTTCCAGCAGTTCACGCTCCTCGCGGGCGTCCGCGCGCTCCTCGCAGTCCCGGCGCTCGGTCTCGGGCCGGCTCTCGCGCGCCCTGTCGGGCAAGTCGACGGGCCGCTCGGTGTCGGTGCGCAGCTCCGGCAAGACCGCCGGCTCCTCGGGGCGGGCGCGGCTCGGCGTCGGTCTCGTCCAGGTGCCGGACGTGCCGCGCCCGGACCCACGCTCGATGGTCCTGGAGACCGCCGAGGTGCCCGAGCGGAAGCGGTTCTGCTCGCGCTCCGACTGCGGGGCGCCGGTCGGGCGGGCGCGCGGTGAACGGCCGGGGCGCACGGAGGGTTTCTGCACCAAGTGCGGCCACCCGTACTCGTTCGTGCCGAAGCTGCACTCGGGCGACATCGTGCGCGGCCAGTACGAGGTCGTGGGCTGTCTCGCGCACGGCGGCCTGGGCTGGATCTATCTGGCCATAGACCGGGCGGTCTCGGACCGCTGGGTCGTGCTGAAGGGCCTCCTCGACACGGGCGACCAGGACGCGATGGCCGCCGCGATCTCCGAGCGCCGCTTCCTCGCCGAGATCGAGCACTCCAACATCGTCCGCATCTACAACTTCGTCGAGCACCTCGACCAGCGCACCGGTTCGCTGGACGGGTACATCGTCATGGAGTACGTCGGCGGCAAGTCGCTGAAGGAGATCGCCAACGGCCGCCGCACCACGGACGGCCGCCGCGATCCGCTGCCGGTCGAGCAGGCGTGCGCGTACGGCATCGAGGCCCTGGAGGCCCTCGGCCATCTCCACAGCCGCAACCTGCTGTACTGCGACTTCAAGGTCGACAACGCGATCCAGACCGAGGACCAGCTCAAGCTGATCGACATGGGCGCGGTGCGCAGGATGGACGACGACGAGTCGGCCATCTACGGCACGGTCGGCTACCAGGCCCCCGAAGTCGCCGACGTCGGCCCGTCGGTGGCCTCCGACCTGTACACGGTCGCCCGTACGCTCGCGGTCCTCACCTTCGACTTCCAGGGCTACACGAACGTCTTCGTGGACTCCCTGCCCGACCCCGACAACATCGAGGTCTTCCGCCAGTACGAGTCCTTCTACCGCCTGCTGGTACGTGCCACCGACCCCGACCCGGCCCGCCGGTTCGCCTCCGCGCAGGAGATGTCGGAGCAGCTGACGGGTGTGCTGCGGGAGGTCGTCTCCCTCCAGACGGGCCGGGCGCGGCCCGCGCTGTCGACGATCTTCGGGCCCGAAGTGAAGGTCACGGACACGGAGTTGTTCGCGGAGCTGGACGGGGATGTGTCCCGGCTGGGGACGCGCCGCGACAAGGCGGCCGTCAAGAACGGTGGTTCACCTTCCGCCACGCCCGCGCCGCTCACCGTCGGTGCGCCCTCCCCCGCGAGGCTCACCAAGGAGCTGGACACCGCCGCCGCGGCCCTGGCGCTGCCCGTCCCACGCGTGGACCCCGGGGATCCGAACGCCGGGTTCCTGGCGGGGCTCATCGCCTCCGCACCCACCGAGCTGATCACGGCGCTGCACGCGGCGCCCAGCGGCTCCCTGGAGCTGCGGCTGCGGGAGCTGCGGGCCCGGCTGGAGATGAGCGAGTTCACCATCGCCCTGGCCACGCTGGACGCCCTGGAGCGGGACCACCCCGACGACTGGCGGGTCGTCTGGTACCGGGGCGTCGCCGCGCTCGCCACCGGCGACCACGAGAACGCCGCGCTGTCCTTCGACGCGATCTACGACGCCTTCCCGGGCGAGCCGGCCCCCAAGCTGGCCCTCGGCCTGTGCGCCGAGGTACTCGGGCAGCTCGACAACGCCGCCGAGTACTACCGCCTGGTGTGGACGACCGACCCCAGCTTCGTCAGCGCCGCGTTCGGGCTCGCCCGGGTGCGGCTGACCGCCGGGGACCGGCAGAACGCCGTGCGCACCCTGGAGTCCGTACCGGAGGCGTCCATCCACTACACCGCCGCCCGGGTCGCCGCCGTACGGGCGCGGCTCAGACACCGTACGCAGGCCGCGCCCGGTGCCGTGCCGGACGCGCCGTTCCTGGACGACCTGACCGCGGCCGCCGGGCAGGTCGAGGCGCTCGACGGGTACGGTCTGGACGCGGTGCGCCGCGAGCAGTTGTCCACAGAGGTCCTTGGCTGCGCCCTGGACTGGGTACTCTCCGGGGGCCAGGGTGCCGCGCCCCCGGCCGGCGGGCGGGTGCTGCTCGGCAGCGCGCTGGACGAGCGCGGCCTCCGCTTCGGACTGGAGCGGTCGTACCGCACACTGGCCCGGCTCGCCCGAGGCGGCGAGGAGAGGATCGACCTGGTGGAACGTGCCAACCGTTACCGCCCCCGGACGTGGGTGTAG
- a CDS encoding glutamate ABC transporter substrate-binding protein, translating to MHAVRRLRAGLRGWGGVGAMAVLCALTVVFALVLPVSGTRGDGTTGTGGRGVARGTQARADECDTMADPQNQSLRPSSDESGTTITKIKEKGYLTIGVDQNSYRWGYRDPNNTTAGAELEGFDIDIAHHIAEEILGDPNKVRFRAIPTNQRIPAIQSGQVDMVVRTMTISCERMKEVAFSQPYFKTGQQVLAPKSSTIEGYDKTLADQRICSASGSTALDNLTADQQSGKLPTSADISSVNPPNQLDCLVRLQLGEVDAVVTDGALAASQAAQDPTVELKGEPFTTEYYGVAMNLDAKDLVRRVNQVLVDYLKDGWQDSYTRWLSATLGADSTNSRPPAPQYGD from the coding sequence ATGCATGCGGTACGACGCCTGCGGGCCGGCCTCCGGGGCTGGGGCGGCGTGGGCGCGATGGCGGTCCTCTGCGCCCTGACCGTGGTCTTCGCCCTGGTGCTGCCGGTGAGCGGGACACGCGGCGACGGCACCACGGGCACCGGAGGCCGGGGCGTCGCCCGGGGCACCCAGGCGCGGGCGGACGAGTGCGACACCATGGCCGATCCGCAGAACCAGAGCCTCAGGCCCTCCTCCGACGAGTCGGGTACGACGATCACGAAGATCAAGGAGAAGGGCTACCTCACCATCGGCGTCGACCAGAACAGCTACCGCTGGGGCTACCGCGACCCGAACAACACGACCGCGGGCGCCGAGCTGGAAGGTTTCGACATCGACATCGCGCACCACATCGCCGAGGAGATCCTCGGCGATCCGAACAAGGTGCGCTTCAGGGCGATTCCCACGAACCAGCGCATCCCCGCCATCCAATCGGGGCAGGTCGACATGGTGGTCCGCACCATGACGATCAGTTGCGAGCGAATGAAGGAAGTCGCCTTCTCCCAGCCCTACTTCAAGACCGGACAGCAGGTCCTGGCCCCCAAGTCCTCGACGATCGAGGGCTACGACAAGACGCTGGCTGACCAGCGGATCTGCTCGGCCAGCGGTTCCACCGCGCTGGACAACCTGACCGCCGACCAGCAGTCCGGCAAGCTGCCCACCTCCGCCGACATCTCCTCCGTCAACCCGCCCAACCAACTCGACTGCCTGGTAAGGCTCCAGCTGGGCGAGGTCGACGCGGTGGTGACCGACGGCGCGCTCGCCGCGAGCCAGGCGGCACAGGACCCGACGGTCGAGTTGAAGGGCGAGCCGTTCACCACCGAGTACTACGGCGTGGCGATGAACCTGGACGCGAAGGATCTGGTACGCCGGGTCAACCAGGTGCTGGTGGACTATCTCAAGGACGGCTGGCAGGACTCGTACACCCGGTGGCTGTCCGCGACGCTGGGCGCCGACTCGACGAACTCCCGACCGCCGGCGCCCCAGTACGGGGACTGA
- a CDS encoding N-acetylglucosamine kinase — translation MRGSDGGRGSVLAVDAGNSKTDVAVIAPDGEVLGAARGGGFQPPTVGVTTAVDGLADVVRQAFAEAGVGSVDHVSACLANADFPVEEERLAAALRTRAWGATVEVRNDTFAILRAGVAEPRGVAVVCGAGVNCVGMRPDGRTARFPALGRISGDWGGGWGLAEEAMWHAARAEDGRGGPTALARALPAHFGLDSMYALIEALHLEHVPAARRHELTPVLFATATAGDPVARALVDRMAEEVVAMATVALTRLDLLGEETPVLLGGGVLAARHPLLDAAVREALAAAAPKAVPRVVTAAPVLGAALLGLDHVGAPRTVHARVRTQYERG, via the coding sequence GTGCGCGGGAGCGACGGCGGGCGCGGGAGCGTACTCGCCGTCGACGCCGGCAACAGCAAGACCGACGTCGCCGTGATCGCGCCCGACGGGGAGGTGCTGGGCGCGGCGCGCGGCGGCGGGTTCCAGCCGCCGACGGTCGGGGTGACCACGGCTGTCGACGGCCTCGCGGACGTCGTGCGGCAGGCGTTCGCCGAGGCCGGGGTCGGCTCGGTCGACCATGTGTCGGCGTGTCTCGCCAACGCCGACTTCCCCGTGGAGGAGGAGCGGCTGGCGGCGGCGCTGCGCACGCGCGCGTGGGGCGCGACGGTGGAGGTCCGCAACGACACCTTCGCGATCCTGCGGGCCGGTGTGGCCGAGCCCCGGGGCGTGGCCGTCGTCTGCGGCGCCGGCGTCAACTGCGTCGGCATGCGCCCCGACGGCCGTACCGCCCGATTCCCGGCGCTCGGGCGCATCTCCGGTGACTGGGGCGGCGGTTGGGGCCTCGCCGAGGAGGCGATGTGGCACGCGGCCCGCGCGGAGGACGGCCGGGGCGGCCCGACCGCGCTGGCGCGCGCGCTGCCCGCGCACTTCGGCCTGGACTCCATGTACGCCCTGATCGAGGCCCTGCACCTGGAGCACGTTCCGGCCGCCCGCCGCCATGAACTCACCCCGGTCCTCTTCGCCACGGCGACCGCCGGCGACCCGGTGGCCCGCGCGCTCGTGGACCGCATGGCCGAGGAGGTGGTGGCCATGGCGACGGTTGCCCTGACCCGCCTGGACCTCCTCGGTGAGGAGACCCCCGTCCTCCTCGGCGGCGGTGTCCTCGCCGCCCGGCACCCCCTCCTCGACGCGGCGGTGCGCGAGGCGTTGGCGGCCGCCGCGCCCAAGGCCGTCCCCCGGGTGGTCACGGCCGCCCCGGTGCTGGGCGCGGCGCTGCTCGGACTCGACCACGTGGGCGCCCCGAGGACCGTGCACGCGCGCGTGCGCACGCAGTACGAAAGAGGGTGA
- a CDS encoding 6-phospho-beta-glucosidase, with protein sequence MKLCVVGGGSTYTPELVDGFARLRDTLPIEELVLVDPAADRLELVGGLARRIFARQGHPGRIVTTGDLDRGVEGADAVLLQLRIGGQAARERDETWPLECGCVGQETTGAGGLAKALRTVPVVLDIAERVRRTNPDAWIIDFTNPVGIVTRALLQAGHRAVGLCNVAIGLQRKFAERLGVAPAEVHLDHVGLNHLTWETGVRLGGPSGEDVLPKLLADHGDTIAADLRLPRPVLDRLGVVPSYYLRYYYSHDEVVRELRTKPSRAAEVAAMERQLLDMYADPALDEKPALLAKRGGAFYSEAAVDLAASLLGDGGSTYQVVNTYNHGTLPFLPADAVIEVQAAVGRQGAAPLPVPTVDPLYAGLMANVTAYEDLALDAALRGGRDRVFRALLSHPLIGQYEYAEALTDRLIAHNREHLAWA encoded by the coding sequence ATGAAGCTCTGCGTGGTCGGCGGAGGGTCGACCTACACACCCGAACTCGTCGACGGGTTCGCCCGGCTCAGGGACACGCTGCCGATCGAGGAGCTGGTGCTCGTCGATCCGGCCGCCGACCGGCTGGAGCTGGTCGGCGGGCTGGCCCGCCGTATCTTCGCCCGGCAGGGCCACCCCGGGCGGATCGTCACCACCGGCGACCTGGACCGGGGCGTCGAGGGCGCCGACGCCGTCCTCCTCCAGCTCCGCATCGGCGGGCAGGCCGCCCGCGAGCGGGACGAGACCTGGCCGCTGGAGTGCGGCTGCGTCGGCCAGGAGACGACCGGCGCGGGCGGCCTGGCGAAGGCGCTGCGCACGGTGCCGGTCGTCCTGGACATCGCCGAACGGGTCCGCCGGACGAACCCGGACGCCTGGATCATCGACTTCACCAACCCGGTGGGGATCGTGACCCGCGCCCTGCTCCAGGCCGGCCACAGGGCGGTCGGCCTGTGCAACGTGGCCATCGGCCTGCAACGGAAGTTCGCCGAGCGTCTCGGCGTGGCCCCGGCCGAGGTGCACCTCGACCACGTGGGCCTCAACCACCTCACCTGGGAGACCGGCGTACGCCTCGGCGGCCCCTCCGGCGAGGACGTCCTGCCGAAGCTGCTGGCCGACCACGGCGACACCATCGCCGCCGACCTGCGCCTGCCGCGCCCCGTCCTGGACCGCCTGGGCGTGGTCCCCTCCTACTACCTGCGCTACTACTACTCCCACGACGAGGTCGTACGAGAACTGCGTACGAAGCCGTCGCGGGCGGCCGAGGTCGCCGCGATGGAACGGCAGTTGCTGGACATGTACGCCGACCCGGCGCTCGACGAGAAGCCCGCGCTGCTCGCCAAGCGGGGTGGGGCCTTCTACTCGGAGGCGGCCGTCGACCTGGCCGCGTCGCTGCTGGGCGACGGGGGCAGCACGTACCAGGTGGTGAACACCTACAACCACGGCACGCTGCCGTTCCTCCCCGCCGACGCGGTGATCGAGGTACAGGCCGCCGTCGGCAGGCAGGGCGCGGCACCGCTGCCGGTGCCGACCGTGGACCCGCTGTACGCGGGCCTGATGGCGAACGTGACCGCGTACGAGGACCTGGCCCTCGACGCGGCCCTGCGCGGCGGGCGGGACCGGGTGTTCCGGGCGCTGCTCTCCCACCCCCTGATCGGGCAGTACGAGTACGCCGAGGCCCTCACCGACCGGCTGATCGCCCACAACCGGGAGCACCTCGCGTGGGCGTGA
- a CDS encoding carbohydrate ABC transporter permease, with translation MTQVLDRPVDAGATPASERTARRRALLEWIAVHSLGIAAALFFTLPFVFVVLTSLMSDQQALTRDLVPDTWEWGNYTKVLDTPGFLTWWKNTLIYAGLGTVLTVVSSVPVAYALAKFRFRGRNLALMLVISMMMLPPQVVVIPMYLFWAKQLDLSGSLWPLIIPMAFGDAFSIFLLRQFLTTIPNEYLDAARVDGCGELRTLLRVVLPMAKPGIAAVALFQFFYAWNDYFGPQIYASENPAAWTLSYGLESFKGAHHTDWNLTMAATVMVMAPVILVFFFAQKAFVEGVTLTGVKG, from the coding sequence GCCGGGCGCTCCTGGAGTGGATCGCCGTCCACTCCCTGGGCATCGCCGCCGCGCTCTTCTTCACCCTGCCCTTCGTGTTCGTCGTCCTGACCTCGCTGATGAGCGACCAGCAGGCGCTCACCCGCGATCTGGTCCCGGACACCTGGGAGTGGGGCAACTACACGAAGGTCCTGGACACCCCCGGCTTCCTGACCTGGTGGAAGAACACCCTGATCTACGCGGGCCTCGGCACCGTCCTCACCGTCGTGTCGTCGGTCCCGGTGGCGTACGCGCTCGCCAAGTTCCGCTTCCGGGGCCGTAATCTGGCGTTGATGCTGGTCATCTCGATGATGATGCTGCCGCCGCAGGTCGTCGTGATCCCGATGTACCTGTTCTGGGCGAAGCAGCTGGACCTGTCGGGCTCGCTGTGGCCGCTGATCATCCCGATGGCGTTCGGTGACGCGTTCTCCATCTTCCTGCTGCGGCAGTTCCTGACGACCATCCCGAACGAGTACCTGGACGCGGCCCGCGTCGACGGCTGCGGCGAACTGCGCACCCTGCTGCGGGTCGTCCTGCCGATGGCCAAGCCGGGCATCGCGGCCGTCGCCCTCTTCCAGTTCTTCTACGCCTGGAACGACTACTTCGGCCCGCAGATCTACGCCTCGGAGAACCCGGCGGCCTGGACACTGAGTTACGGCCTGGAGTCCTTCAAGGGCGCGCACCACACCGACTGGAATCTGACCATGGCCGCGACCGTGATGGTCATGGCCCCCGTGATCCTCGTGTTCTTCTTCGCTCAGAAGGCGTTCGTCGAAGGCGTCACCCTGACCGGAGTAAAGGGTTGA